The Flavobacteriales bacterium genome contains the following window.
CTGCACTAGTGCTCTTGGTGTAGCTGTAGTTCGCGAAGATGTCCACCTGTGGAAGGAGCGCACCGCGCAGTTCCTTCACGCTGAGGTCCGCCGCGATCTGTTGTTGACGGGTCTGTTGCAGTGTACTGTTCGCTTGACGTGCGGCTTGCTGGATCTGTGCAAGGTCCAGCGGTTCAGTACCCGGCACTTCCGCAGCGACTTCCACCGGCGTGGATGGATCGCGGCCCATGAGCGCGTTGAGCCGTGAAGCGGTCACGGCTTCCTGCACGTGCAGGTCGAGTACGAGGGCGCTGTCGGTGCTGAGGTCGAGGCGGGCCTGCACCAGGTTCAATCCGCTGGCGCTGCCGATGCGCGCGCCGGTCTCGGTGATGCTCAGGCGTTCGCTGCTGATCCGCACGCCTTCGCGCTGCACACCGATGGCTTTGCGCACCTGCACGAGCTGGTAGTAAGCGGCGAGCACGTTGTAGGTCGTGGCCTCGATCTGCTGTTTCAGTTGAGTCTGACCGATCAGCTCCAACGCTTCGAGCCTGTCCTTTGTCGCGAACATCGCCAGGCCATTGAAGACGGTCCAGTTCAGTTGCACGGCGGCATCCAGCACACGCTGGTCGGCATTGTCAGCTTCGCGTGTTTCCCCGCTGAAGAAGGTCTGCTTCGTGCTGCTGTTGTCGATGCTGTACTGCCCGACGGCATCCACCGTGGGCAGCATGCCCGCGTTCTCCGCGCTGTTCAGCAGCTCGGCGCTCTTGGCATCGAGGTGCGCCAGACGGACACCGTGGTTCTGCTCCACAGCGATACCCACGGCTTCTTCGGCGGTGAGTACCTGTGCTGGAATGATCAGCGAAGGCAATAGGAACAAGAAGGCCAGTAGCGTTCTCATGCGTGCGCGGGTTTTGTACCCTCCTCCGGTCGACCCGGTGGGTCGACGCTACGGTCGGTATCAACTGGTTCCACTTCGCGTGACATGTAGCTGTACAACGCCGGCACCACATACAGTGTCAAGATCAACGCGAACAGCAGCCCACCGATGATGGCAACACCCATGGGCACCCGGCTCTTCGCGGCAGCACCAAGACCCAACGCAATGGGCAGCACGCCCAGCACCGTGGCGAGACTGGTCATGAGTATCGGGCGGAAGCGCTGGCCGGCAGCATCAACGACCGCTTCCAGCTTCTTCAGCCCTTGCTCTTTGCGCTGGTTCGCGAACTCCACGATGAGGATGCCGTTCTTGGTGACGAGGCCGATGAGCACGATGCCGCCGATCTGCGAGAAGATGTTGAGCGTGTGGCCGCCGATCCAGAGGCTGATCAACGCACCGGCGAGCGCGAGCGGTACGGTGAACATCACCACCAAGGGATCCAGCCAGCTTTCGAACTGCGCGGCGAGGATGAGGAACACGAGGACCAGCGCGAGCAACAGCGCGAAGAGCACACTGCTTCCGCTCTCGGCGAACTCCTTGCTCACACCGGCGAGCGAGGTGCTGAAGCTGTCGTCCAGGACTTCTTTCGCGATGCGGTCCATGGCTTCGATGCCGTCGCCGATGGTGTAGCCTTCGGCCGGATCGGCCATCACGGTGGCGCTCACGTAACGGTTGTAGCGGAAGAGCTGCGGCGGCGTGCTGCGGTCGCTCATGCGCACGAGGTTGTCCAGCTGGATCAGTTCGCCCTTGTCGTTCCGGACGTACGCGCTCTTCAGGTCGACGGGCGCGTCGCGGTTGTCGCGCGTGGCCTGACCGATCACCTGGTACTGTTTGCCCTGCGTGATGAAGTAGCCGTAGCGCTGGCCGCTGAAGTAGAGCTGCAAGGTCTCGGCGATGTCCTGCATGCTCACGCCCATGGCGCGCGCGCGGTCGCGGTCGATCTCCACGTTGATCTCCGGCTTGTTGAACTTCAGGTTGAGGTCGGTGACGCGGAAGGTCTTGTCGGCCGCGGCCTTCTCCATGAACTTGGGGATGATCGCGCGCAGCCGCTCGAAGTCCGGTGCTTGTATCACGTACTGCACAGGCAACGAAACGAAACGGCTGCCACCGATCGTAGGCTCCTGGATCACGATGCTCTTCGCCAGGTTGAAGCGCTGCACTTTCCTCATCACATCCTTGGCCAGTTCATCCTGGGTCTTGGTGCGCTCTTCCGGTTGCACGAGCGTGACCCGCACGAAGCCGTTGTTGGTAGACGATGCCGTGCCGAAGCCGGGCGCCGTTACGCTGATCAACGCCTGGCGCTCGGGCATGGTGTCCACCACACCGATGATGTCCGCGAGGTAGGCGTTCATCAGCTCGAAGCTGGTGCCTTCCGGCGCGGTGCTCTGCACCATGAAGCGGCTCTTGTCCTCGGCCGGTGCGAGTTCGCTTTGCAGGTTGAAGAACGCGAGCACGGTGAGACCCAGGCTAACGATGATCACAGGGAACACGAGCCATCGGCGCCGCATGAACGATCCGAGCGAACGTTCGTACGCGCTGGCGAGACCATTGAACCAGCGTTCGGTCACTTCGAAGAAGCGGCTGTGCTTGTCCTTGCGCTTCAGCCAGCGTGCGCTCATCATGGGTGTGAGCGTGAGCGAGACCACCGCACTGATGATCACCGAGCCCGCCACCACCACACCGAACTCGCGGAACAGGCGACCGGTCAAGCCGCTGAGGAAGATGATGGGCAGGAACACCGCCGCCAGCGTGACGGTGGTGCTGATGATGGCGAAGGTGATCTCCTTCGATCCTTCGTGACCCGCCTTCATCGGGTCCATGCCGCCTTCGATCTTGGCGTAGATGTTCTCC
Protein-coding sequences here:
- a CDS encoding TolC family protein yields the protein MRTLLAFLFLLPSLIIPAQVLTAEEAVGIAVEQNHGVRLAHLDAKSAELLNSAENAGMLPTVDAVGQYSIDNSSTKQTFFSGETREADNADQRVLDAAVQLNWTVFNGLAMFATKDRLEALELIGQTQLKQQIEATTYNVLAAYYQLVQVRKAIGVQREGVRISSERLSITETGARIGSASGLNLVQARLDLSTDSALVLDLHVQEAVTASRLNALMGRDPSTPVEVAAEVPGTEPLDLAQIQQAARQANSTLQQTRQQQIAADLSVKELRGALLPQVDIFANYSYTKSTSAVGILQSNQALGPDYGARLSIPLFRGFQARSAMEVAKLSREQAALTTQQAELNLEESILNAWTTYTTANQRVALEEQNLTGARTQSDVALESYRIGSISAVELRDVQLGLVNAEQRLLVARYEAKLAELQLKWLAGRLV
- a CDS encoding efflux RND transporter permease subunit is translated as MNISSVSINRPVLASVISILIVLFGAIGFGFLGVREYPSVDPPIITVTTNYVGANADIIESQITEVLEESINGIAGIRTLTSVSSDGRSTITVEFELDVDLEAAANDVRDRVSRSLRNLPLDVDPPIVAKSDADSNPIVSMTIQSDQRNLLELSQIANDVFKERLQTIPGVSAINIWGDKKYSMKLLLEPLKMAGFNVTPVDVRNALNRENVELPSGRIEGFNTELSIRTLGRLTTAEEFNNLIIRDDGGPVVRLKDIGNAELRPENERSLLRGNGGVAQVAVAITPLPGSNYVAIVDEFYQRVEQIKKDLPSDLRYNVALDTTIGIRKAILEVEETILIAFGLVVLIIFIFLRNWRTTLIPVLAIPISLIGSFFIMYVSGFSINILTLLAIVLSTGIVVDDAIVVLENIYAKIEGGMDPMKAGHEGSKEITFAIISTTVTLAAVFLPIIFLSGLTGRLFREFGVVVAGSVIISAVVSLTLTPMMSARWLKRKDKHSRFFEVTERWFNGLASAYERSLGSFMRRRWLVFPVIIVSLGLTVLAFFNLQSELAPAEDKSRFMVQSTAPEGTSFELMNAYLADIIGVVDTMPERQALISVTAPGFGTASSTNNGFVRVTLVQPEERTKTQDELAKDVMRKVQRFNLAKSIVIQEPTIGGSRFVSLPVQYVIQAPDFERLRAIIPKFMEKAAADKTFRVTDLNLKFNKPEINVEIDRDRARAMGVSMQDIAETLQLYFSGQRYGYFITQGKQYQVIGQATRDNRDAPVDLKSAYVRNDKGELIQLDNLVRMSDRSTPPQLFRYNRYVSATVMADPAEGYTIGDGIEAMDRIAKEVLDDSFSTSLAGVSKEFAESGSSVLFALLLALVLVFLILAAQFESWLDPLVVMFTVPLALAGALISLWIGGHTLNIFSQIGGIVLIGLVTKNGILIVEFANQRKEQGLKKLEAVVDAAGQRFRPILMTSLATVLGVLPIALGLGAAAKSRVPMGVAIIGGLLFALILTLYVVPALYSYMSREVEPVDTDRSVDPPGRPEEGTKPAHA